CTGCACACCGgcgcctctcctccttcctcGTGCCCCGCCTGCTCCGCACCGACGCCCCAGCGcggcccctcgccgccgccgccgccaccgccgcccagcGGGACGTCCGCCTCTACGGCACCGACGACCGCGACCCCTCCCGCGCCGTCCTCACGCTCAAGCGCCGCCCGCGCATTGACGCCGACGTCAGCCGCGTTGAGGAGGTCGTGGAGCCCCTCGACCCTGCCCTCGCCCTCACCTGCGTCGACAACCCCGCCCGTCTCGGTGCGGTCGACTCCCCCATCGTCCGGCTCGTCTCCGACGAGTACGGCGTCGGCGGGGACAAAGCACCGTTCGTCTGCCTCGGCGGCTTCCGGAACACCCGCGGTGTGTATGAGCTCGAGGAGGGCGAGGGGCTTGGGCTCGTGCTAGAGCTCGACGAGACACACTTCGATTTCGGCACAAACTACGAGCTGGAGTGCGAGACCACGGAGCCCGACCAGGCGAAGGAGGTCCTGGACCGGCTGCTCACCGTGGCTGGGGTGCCGTATGAGTACTCCCGGAGCAATAAGTTCGCGTGCTTCATGGCCGAGAAGCTGCTTCCGTGACTAGGTTTGTGGTTGGTCTTTACTGTGTCCCAAATGATGATTAAACCGTGGTTGCTATaaaacttgtgtttcattagcACTTTCTTGCGACGATAGGCTTGTTCTGTGGTGAGTGATTTCAAATCTCACAAATGTAATGTTTAGTTCTGTTACATTCTGGTATTTGATAACTTTCATCCAAGAATACTATCTTGGGTGGCAGCATAGCAACACAAGGGTTTGCATTTCAATCCTCGTAAAAAAACTTGTCCTGGAGCATGATCCGACAACCGCTGGGAAGAAGCCGGGGCTGGTATGTCTGGTTGGGGAGAGGACTAAATTTCATCTCTCGGGTCCATTTATATACAGGACATAAAATCTACTCCCTTTGTTTCAAAATATAAACctttttttagagatttcaatacggactacattcggatgtatatagacgtattttagagtgtagtttcactcattttgctttgtatgtagtcCACATTAGAATATctaaaagggcttatatttaggaacggagggagtagctaggAACAAACTGAATTTCGTATGTCCGCCACACGGTTATGGGCAATGAGCCTGTTATTGCAGTCTCACCACACCACATCTTGTTCTGCTCCCCGGTGCAGATGGGCATCCTTAGATTCACCACCTCCCTGATGAGCTGCTTCTTGTCTTAACCCACCTCCCTGATGAGCTGCTTGTTGGTCTCAGGCATACACGGTCATCGTTGGTATCTAAGTTGCCACCTGACAAATCTGTTCTTATTTCTTATTAGGTACCAGAAAGGCTGAACCTGATCTTTGATGAACTAGAAGGCCAAGATACCAAGGTATGCCTGAGTTCATAGCTTGATTCCCTACCATATAATTGCTGAAACATGCAGCGACACATGATTAACCTTTGTACTTTATACTTTGCTAAAACATTTAGGACCCGAGTGGGCGACTCCAAGAATGGGTACTCCTGAAACTTTAGCCAGTGGCCATGTTGATGGTATTTTTTGGGAACAGGGGAGGGCGTGTGTTATTGTTCAAACCAGGCGCCTGAATTTTTTTAATCTTTATCCAGTGACCACATTGCTGCCCTAAGCGATGAACAGGGCAGGGCGTGTGGTATTGCAGTTAACTATGTGTCATCTGGTCATCATAGTGATTGGTAGATTAAAACCGTTAGCCACCTCTGAATTCTTATCGAAGGTAGTTCACCAAGATCTGCGGTTTTTATTTGCATTTTATAAGTTTTAGTGTTTCATGTTACTGCTTTAAATACCTAATTATGGTtttatcttccctttttggtgccAGTCAtgcgagctggtctttttctgcTTGGATCTCCAGGTTGTGGGAAAACACTAATGACAATTTATTTTGAGATTGCCATATTCTTTCTACCTAATTTGTGTTCTGTATAAACTGTACAATGTTTCCTTTTCTGGAACTTTAGGGGCCTGATCAATTGAACAAGTATATTGGCGAGAGCGAATCAGAAGTAAGGAAAATATGAACCCGTGCAAGCACTAACTCACCATACATCCTATTTTTTTGAGGTAAATTTTTATGTTTAGCTGATTGCGTGTGTGAATTTATTCTTTCGGGAACACTTGGTAGTTACTTTGTACAATTATGAATGCGTGGTACATCTGTCATGTGATTTATGAATGTGCAACGCGTGGAATTAAATTGTTTGACCATGCCTTCCTTGTTTAGGTAAAACTAAGTAGTTGTGGACGCTTTGGATGAGAGAACCCAATTCCTGGTAAATTGGACACCATCaatgagttcgtcgagtttgaTTGAACTCTCACACTTTGAACATGCTCTATTTAAAGCAAGGCCATCCCTGTCATAACAGGTACAGTAAAATGCCAACACATATATGATTGATGTTATGGCACTATACTTGACTTTGGGGATGACGAGATCGACGGAAGCAACAGGAGCCCACGACTCATGAGTTCAGCGGCGTCTGCACGCCCTACATGTAGTTGTGCACCTCCTCCTCCTGTTTTCTTGCATGTGATCAATGGTTTCAGATCTCTATTTATAACGGATTAGAATATATATTCTGTAACAATGCTTTCCTACATTTGGTGGATTATTGCACTTGTATTTTTTATTGTTATCATCTAGAAGATTATATTCTGTATGAATGCTTTTAAAATGCTTCGTCAGGCTGTTCCCGCCGATGCTGCTGTTCATGCCGTCCCCCCAGTGCCTAGCATCACCGGCAACAAGTTCAGCGCTGTCCGACAAGGTGTCCTGCAGGGACAACCTCCGTCGACCTGTCATCGAACTTCAGTATGCGTGCTTTGTTCTTTGAAACTGAATTCAGACTTTGAGAACTACTTTTATTTGAAAGAAAATATGTGCGTGATTCCACAACTTATGCCAAAATGCATAGCATAGCTTGGTATACATGAATTGCAATCTGAACGTTTTTCTCTGTGTCGTCGTCCTGCTTTCTGGTTCTATGTTATCTGTCATCTTATATCTCTGCTTTCTACTTTCTGGTGCCTAAACCGAACCGTCGAATCTGTAAATATGTACCAGTACCAGTTTGAACCAGGGGATGGTTGGTTGTTTATGTGTGCTGTTAATGAGTTCATTCTGCTCTCTAACTCATTGAATTTTTGGATGTCAATCAACAAGCTTCCCCTGACTgactgattgattgattgatttttgGCCGGTGCTAGCTTGTGTGTCTTGTGtcgggcgagggagagggacgatGTGCATACGGGATTGCAGTGCAAAGGCGCCGGTGGTTTCAAGTTGCAGGGCCGGGAGGTGAGGGAGCACAATGACAACAACACTACGTCTCCCTTCTCTCTGTTATCTCTGTACTGAATTGTCCCCTCTTTGTTGCAGAAATTTCACGGCAACCAGGAGTAACAATATTTTTGGTTACTTGGGAATACGATGATGTTCTGGTGACGTGGAACATGCTGAGATTTGTACTTCAATCCTTGATTGTGCACGCGTATGCATGCTTCACACCCATGCTGCAAATAGATTTTCATTTTCGAAGAAAGTAATAATACTATAACTACAAAGTTCATGTTGCAGATTTATGCTCCATGTAGTATACTGGAACATTATAGCTTTATTCAGTTCACCATTTGCACCATCATGTTCTGGAGTTTGAAATGTACTCCCTTTTTCTGTAGGGATTTCCGAAACGAGTAGAAGACTAATAACTTCTACAACATCAAAGATCTCTGAGATTTTAGAGTATGCACCATATTGATTTACTTATCGATTTATTCACACGTATATTGAGTTCATGATGGAAATATATACGAGTATTTTCATTGTATGGAATTTTTTAATTACTACCAGATGGAATTTGGGAATTAGTCTTACAAAGCTTCCAAAATCACTAAAGTTATACAGCTACTACAGAACTGGTTAAAATTAGTGATGTTCTATAATATCTACATGACTGATTACAACACTACTCATGTGATTTGGTACTTTACTATATGGTAGCTTGTTTTACCCCTGAGGCGAGCTAATGATTGGGAACTTATAGTGCCAAACTGACCTGCATATTCTGTCAAACATTTTGTTGCAGTATTTAGGATCAGCATGGAAGCTGAATTTGTCACCTGATGTTGTTTAATTGTGTGCTACTAAATTCATTGGTTGCCAAGCCTTAAAACTATCTGTAATAGCATACCTTGTTTTCAACATCATTGGCTTGTTTAGAATGCTAAACTGAAGAACTGAAGTACTGAACAAAACAATACAGAAGTCAGTAAAAAGTGTTTAAGAGGAATTTTTGGTCTGCAGTCTGTACTAATAAAATCTTGTGGTCATTCGTTTTGACCTGATTCAAGGCAAGGCCTATCAGTGTTAACTCCCAGGCTGTAAAAATTGAATTGATGATTGCATACTCTCGTGTGGATTTTTTATGTGCATGCACGACAACCATTCATTTGTGCCTTTCATCATCAGATCAAACGGCAAGTTTATTGTCTGATTAATTAGAGGTTTCTATTTTAGAATGAAATTTTCTGAATTTTTGCTATCCCGCTGGTCCTTAATAATTCAGTATATACTAGAATTTGAAGTTGTGATCATCCATTGTTCTACTATGGAGACTAGGATAAATGATTGCAGTTGCAGGGCCGCCGCCATTGCTGAACACAAACGGGGATCGAAGCAGGCCAATCTCCGAGGTGGACCGGGCAACGGATCGTGGAGAGGCGCCCAAGGATTTTTTTTTTGCTTCTGTTGATTGTGCCATCCAATTGGTTTAGACTTTTCACCATTGCTAATTACTAGGGGCGTATGGGTGCCGGACCTGGTAAGTGGCCTGCACGCTACGCTCTTGCCAAATAATTTGCAACCATGCTTGCACCGAATTTTTATTTATTTCCCGATGTACCTTACAACAACTTCATGATGTAGCACTACTTTGCACTAGCATGCACCTGCAGATATAATATGGAAAATGACTGTCATTTAGAATTACTTCCAAGCTGCATCGTCTATCTGAATGTCAGCCCGAAACCACTGGTTGGCACACATAAAATTTTGGAAGTTGTATGTAGTCCTCCTTCTTTGAGCCAAACTTTATGTCTATGATTGATGAATCAATATAATTTTTTGTTCAAGCTGGATCCAATAGAACATGGCTTTGGTGGTAGTTCCCAGTACATGTAGAATTTCTATCCTTCTATATGTGTACTGAAACAATTTAAGGTCACTATGTAGTAAATTCATCATACTATATGTCCACGGAAACCACTTAAGGTCAAAAGTGACAAGTAGAACCACATGCATCGTTTTGGGTAGTCTAACTTGACTCTATTACTTTTATCTCATAAATCTATGATCGGTGCGTTTTTTACGTGGAATATATTCCGGAGCGGTTGCTGGTGTTAGGGATGCATTTATATATGGGATAATTGCATTAGCTATTTCATACGATTGGCATGCAAGGATTTTTCTTCTTTAGTATAACTCTCTGTATTTTTATTGTTTCTTTTATTGTTTCGAGAATGCATTTCCACAATAGAGATGGGAAATGGATACATCGTTGTCGTCCTTAAGTGAGCAGCCGAGGAGGAGCTCCTCCATGCTGATGATGTGGAAGACAGATACCCTGTCCGCGACGCCTGGTTCTGGCCTCATATACATGTAAGTACCCGTTCGTTCATTAATAGATAGCATATAAGGAAGTGTGTCGTCTGAATTTGGATCATGCCATGCACAAGACTATTCAGATTGTTTTCTTGAGGAAAGTGAGTATTCAAGTTGGTTAGATGAAAGTGTATCATCATTTTTTCATGAAAAATAATTTCATAATACCATATTGCAGTGACTTCCTATGTCATCAGCAAATGCAGTGGAGAAGAAGCCGGTTCACCACATGATCATTTAATTTGTTATTGTTTTTTAACTATTCCCTGTTGCATGTATAATCAGAAAAAATAAAACTCCTCCTTTCGGCCCATACTAGGAGTCTGGAAGTGATACTTTTGTGAGGAGTGCTGGAACATGACTGGATCAAGCGAGACAGAGAACAATGGATGAAAGAAAGAGATCAGAAAAGGGATTCACTCCTGACCACCTCATACATATATACATGTGTAAGAGCTTGTCACCTCATACATATCTCTTGTAGCTATATAGGGCTCTTTTCGTATtctaggaaattttaaaattatattttacTAGGGATGTAAGTATCAGATGCTAGATATGTGATCTAGAGGTCTTAGACTTTCAGGATTCAACCATCAGTTGTCCTCCTTGAATATTTATTTACTTTTGTAGGGCAATATGTTTTTTTAATCCTTGAAGTGCCATTCAGAACTTATGATCGTGGTGTCAAATTCCTGTGAAATATATACCTTTGATCTCAGTTTTATAGGGAAATTAACATGATCTCATTTTTATCGTGCTGACAATATATTATGTTATACCTTTGATTTTGGTAATGGTATGTTTTCCCATGATTGCTGTCATTTTTTTGTCCTACATGTGTCCGTGCGTTGGGATAGTATGAAGAAAAGTTGCAGCTATCCATACATCATTATTTATGGCAGAAGGGAAATCTACTGAATCACAGTCACATTTCCTAAAACTCTCGAATTCCAACTTAACGGTGTTGATGACCATGATGAAACTGTGAAATATTAAGTGGTACTTTTCCATTGATTTTTTCATTCTCATTGTATCATTGATGTGACTGTGTGACTCAAGTTTTGATTTCTCCCTCACCTTTTAAGTTCAAAGTAGTATTCAGCAAGTTGTTGTGTCGAATATAAATCTCTGAAACACTTGCTACATAAAGGTTCAGTTATATCATCAATAATGCCAATGCTTCTGGCTGCTGTTGCTGGCTCCTAACAGCAAAATCAAGTCTGGAAACACGTATGGTAATGGTGTAAAAAAATCGAGAGAGGTTTTTAGTATGCTTTCTTAGCTATGACACTTTGATTTAGCTTACTTTGCTAGGATACCAGAACTAGCACTCTACGAGTGAAATAATTTATTTATTTAGCACCATTGTCAAATTATTACTTTGTATTCCTGAAATTTTAATATAACTGAATGTGGTGAAATGCAGTGAAAATATTGTTGATTTTGATTTAAAAATGGCTAAATTGGAGGAAAGCATTTCTGCTACATTCATCGGCAATACTGCACCATATACTATAGAAGCTTGGGCCACTAAATCAGCTATTTCTAATGGATCTTCTTGGACTCAACAGTATCAATCTACTTCCCAGGCATGTGGTTTATTTTATTCTTCAGCTCAATGGAAAACCATGGCAAGTTCTGTTTTACCTTTAGGGTGTTGTCAAAATGATTTCAATGAGACCAATTAAGTGAATAGCCTATGGAAAAATGATGACCTGTTGttaaaatgaaataaaaacagATAAACAGAAAAGTGATGATCTATTGTTGATTGTCTTCAACAGAAACAAACCTGTTCATAGTTTTCTTGTGTTTTTTCTTCGATGTGACTCTTTGCCTAACATGTTGATGTTACTATGTATCCCATATTGGATTTCACATAAGGAATGTCCATCCCTGAAGCACAACCTCGCGTACATGGTTAAGTGGACCAGACTAAGTCCGGAAGAAGATTGAAAATTTCAAACGTGAGAATGACAACTACAGGAAGACTATAAGACTTTATATTGATTCTTCTTGTAAAATCACTAGAAACGCCTAGGGCCAACTTTATaatgattttttttctagacAGGAGCGCCAAGTGATTGAGTCATTCATCGCTATGGACGTGAATAGCTGACAAGGGCCACCTTGATCAGAATCGCTCGATAAACCAGTCCTTCCAGAAAGACAAGCAAATCCTGCCACAAAATCATATTACAAATAGACAGGACACAAGGCATCCCAGACCACACAAGCAAGTAAATGATCGACATAGAGGTTTGAATGATTGAGCCATACAATATGGGAATACATGCTACATGCTAAACAAGTTAGACGGATCAAAGTAATGATGGTCAATAAAGACGGAAAAATCATGGCACGCAATAGACGAGTGAACGAGTATAATGAACTTTTTATAGTCATGGATTAGTCATGTGTTAAACAAGTTCTGTTCATGGATTAGTTATTATCAAGCCTGCTGTTCTTTCTATAGTCATGTGCTATTTTTTCAATTGAACACATTGAAGTTCCTATAGATTTTCATGGTTTATGCAAAATAGCTGAGCCTGGTTGTTTTATTCATACATATTCAGGATTGTTAGAGTCTAGAATTCGTCGGTTTATGTCGTGGAGAGAGCAGTAGTGTTGTTCATCTTCTGGTTTTGATATAATTACTAACATTTATTCATTTTAAAGATTAGTGGATTAGTGCATGCTAACAAACCCTGTACTGTCAAAGCATTGTTCCAATGTCtcttaaaatatattttttcataGAGGGTCGTTCTGACAAGTGTGGTAGCATGCTGATCCAATAAAAGACCGGCGAAGACAAGATCAAGTTCCGCCACTTCTGCTTTGAAGAGATTGCTACCAAGCTGTACCTCAGCCTCAAGGACAAGAATGACTCCAGTTTGGGGTTCAACATGCTGCTCGCAAATCCTAATACAATATTTGAGTCTCACCATGTTGCTTCCATTATAAAATGTGGCTTCGTGATGGCAGTATTGCCAACATTGACCTCATCGAGTCCACCAAGATTAATAAGCCTGGGATCAAGGATGCAGGTCCCTATCACATTCAGGCACATATATCCTCATATGCAGTCTGATATATTCAATGGTAGATCCACCAGGTATACCATCAAGGTTAAAATCAACATGAATAACTCCTTTGTGTAGGGCTAATAACTTCAGGTTCAGTGGGAGGGAAACAATTGTGTAGAATGCCCTATCGTTTGATGTGATATATGCCCAAGAGATTAGGAGTCCTTGATTGTAATATGTGCCAATTCTTAAAGAAAGCAAGGAGTGAAGTAGAAGCTTCACCATTTGAGCACCAAGGACGTATCATTGACTAATGTTCATCAGGTTGCTTAGAAGAGATATGAGCAAAAGTATTATCATTTGTAAATATTCTTTTCAAGTGAGATGAGCAACAGTACCAAGATAGATAACAATGTTAAAGTATCTTtagatttttttttcatttttttgataGAGCTGGCATTTATTTGGATATGATTTTCCATGGTGGGGAGAGATGGCGACGGCGCGGGGTGAGTAGGTTGGGGGAATGATATATGAGTGTGAGCAATGTGTTGTGGGCTGAGAGAGTGAATCACCTTTTTTAGATAAGAAGAAAATGAGTTGTTGATTGCTTTTTTAAGGGAAAAGCCACTGTTTGCTTTGAAAGAAATGTCACACATTTTTTATATAGTGAATAATATCACGTATCCTAATAAGTCATTTCTATGGAATAATTACCAACAAGTGATTCAAAGGTGAGCCATATCGAAATTGGATGTGACCCGCTCTAATAGAAGGCACGATGCCACTCACTTCGACTAAAAATGTCACATGCTATTATCTAGCAGCTAATCGATGAATATATCTTTACTTTTTCGGGTCATAGTTTAAAACTGATGGCTTCGGATGATGCTTTGATGGATTGGACTGAGACCTCGTCGAGTTTTACACAATCAGAAGAGGTGCATACAAATAATTGTTATTTTTTGTATATATTTAGCACATGATAACACAAAAGGTATATTTCTACATATATGTTTATTATTGTAGGGGATGAGAGAGATAAAGATGGATTATGTCGACGTTTAAAAACATCGACAAGGGTCCCCATGCGATGTCATTGAAAGGCACAAAAATATCATCAAGTTTTATACACCAACATGAAAAAAATTAAAGGCctgtggcaacgcacgggcattgtaCTAGTTAAGTTCATAAGagcagagtaacgcattaggtaagatgacatgatgtagagggataaactcaagcaatatgatataaaccccatctttttatcctcgatggcaacaatacaatacgtgtcgtttccctttctgtcactgcgatcgagcaacgcaagattaaacccagagctaagcacttctcccattgcaagaaagatcaatctagtaggccaaaccaagctgataattcgaagagacttgcaaagataaccaatcatacataaaagaattcagagaagattcaaatattgttcatagataatcttgatcataaactcacaattcatcggatctcgacaaacacaccggaaaaagagttacatcgaatagatctccaagaagatcgaggagaactttgtattgagatccaaaaagagagaagaagccatctagccaataactatggacccgaaggtctgtggtaaactactcacacatcatcggagaggctatggtgttgatgtagaagccctccgtgatcgattccccctccggcggagcgccggaaaaggccccaagatgggatctcacgggtacataaggttgcggcggtggaattaggtttttgtggtggtcttggatggtttcggggtacgtacgtatatataggaggaagaaggaggtcggtggagccacgaggggcccacgagggtggagggcgtgcccagggggttaGGCGCACCCCcttgcctcgtggcttcctcgttcgtttcttgacgtccactccaaatcctctggatcacgtttgttccaaaaatcacgctcccgaaggtttcattccgtttggactccgtttgatattccttttctgcaaaacactgaaataggcaaaaaaacagcaatttgcactgggccttgggttaataggttagtcccaaaaataatatggaagtgtataaataagcccattaaacatccagaacaaaatatataatagcatggaacaatcaaaaattatagatacgttggagacgtatcacaagcTTTGACACCAATTCAGACGGCTCTGAGTCTCAatttggatacatattgaaagtgggagcaattagctatagtagctccatgcagagcattgtagacatagaaatttgcaaaatacatacggatctgaatgcgggagacccgttgactaaacttctctcacaagcaaaacatgatcactcctTAGTACTCttcgggtgttaatcacatggcgatgtgaactagattattgactctagtaaaccctttgggtgttggtcacatagcgatgtgaactatgggtgctaatcacatgacgatgtgaactattggtgttaatcacataccgatgtgaactagattattgactctagtgcaagtgggagactgaaggaaatatgccctagaggcaataataaagttgttattgtatatttccttacatcatgataaatgtttattattcatgctagaattgtattaaccggaaacttgatacatgtgtggatacgtagacaaaacaccgtgtccctagtaagcctctactagactagctcgttaatcaaagatggttaagtttcctaaccatagacatgtgtagTCATTTGATGaaggggatcacatcattaggagaatgatgtgatcgacaagacccatccgttagcttagcataatgatcgttcagttttattgctatagctttcttcatgtcatatacatattcctttgactatgagattatgcaactcccggataccgaaggaatgccttgtgtgctatcaaatgtcacaacgtaactgagtgattataaagctgctctacaggtatctccgaaggtgtttgttgggttggcatagatcgagattaggatttgtcactccgagtatcggagaggtatctctgggccctctcggtaatgcatatcataataagccttgcaagcaatgtgactaatgagttagttgcgagatgatgcattacggaacgagtaaagagacttgccggtaacgagattgaactaggtatgaagataccgacgatcgaatctcgggcaagtaacataccgatgacaaagggaataacgtatgttgtcattacggtacgaccgataaagatcttcgtagaatatgtgggaaccaatatgagcatccaggtcccgctgttggttattgaccggagaggtgtctcggtcatgtctacatagttctcgaacccatagggtcctcacgcttaacgttcgatgaggattttgtattatatgagttatgtgatttggtgaccaaatgttattcggagtcccggatgagatcacggacatgacgagaagtctcgaaatggtcgagaggtaaaaattcatatataggatgatagtatttggacaccggaagtgtttcgggggtaccgggtacgtatcgggtcaccggaaggggttctggacatcccccggcaaagatatgggcctaattgggccaagggcgggacagaccagcccctagtcGGCTGGTGCGCCCCCGTATGGGCCGATCTaagtggagaaaggaaaaggggaggacgaaaggaaatagagggaataggattcccccttcctttcccatttcccctctttccttcccccctccggAGATAAGGAAAGGAGGAGGTCGAATTGGAGGAGGCCctcaagtaggattcctcctacttggggcgccccaaggctgctcccctccccctcccacctatatatacatggggagggggcgcctagaacacacaccaacaattgttagccatgcgcggcgcccccctccatagtttacacctccggtcatattcacgtagtgcttaggcgaagccctgcgcgaattacttcaccatcaccacaccgtcgtgctgatggaactctccctcgacactttgctggatcaatagtttgagggacgtcatcgagttgaacgtgtgcagaactcggaggtgccgtacgttcggtgcatgatcggtcggaacaagaagaagttcgactacatcaaccgcgttaacaaacgttttcgctttcggtctacgagggtacgtggacacattctccccctctcgtttatgcatctcctagatagatcttgcgtgatcgtaggaaattttttgaaactgcatgctacgttccccaacatatatGTTAACTATGGGTGCTGGCTCCAACAATTCTCATTTTGGTCTCAAACCAATGACATGCATTTCGATGATCATGAGTTTGAGGTGGACGAGGATGGTGAGGGCATCGTCGACGCACCG
The Aegilops tauschii subsp. strangulata cultivar AL8/78 chromosome 3, Aet v6.0, whole genome shotgun sequence genome window above contains:
- the LOC109738802 gene encoding triphosphate tunnel metalloenzyme 3-like, whose protein sequence is MEVEIKLRLPDAAAHRRLSSFLVPRLLRTDAPARPLAAAAATAAQRDVRLYGTDDRDPSRAVLTLKRRPRIDADVSRVEEVVEPLDPALALTCVDNPARLGAVDSPIVRLVSDEYGVGGDKAPFVCLGGFRNTRGVYELEEGEGLGLVLELDETHFDFGTNYELECETTEPDQAKEVLDRLLTVAGVPYEYSRSNKFACFMAEKLLP